In a genomic window of Oncorhynchus kisutch isolate 150728-3 linkage group LG9, Okis_V2, whole genome shotgun sequence:
- the LOC109896391 gene encoding FYVE, RhoGEF and PH domain-containing protein 4 isoform X2, whose product MFDGEQRESVKTTHRETEEFRRTAVRRKSKGIPREIEVSPKPAHLQSPGECPVTGPEGALLTGAGSGPQARGLTVHSPGKCHGTRPRHSQVKGVPPGTKSPGKGLGVHSPGKRSKLGSQSTGKGAGSRLNQLRSPGARMKRHGHMAGSPCSLPDLIHLEENQSVLRSANSSPTHTTTSISLDQPRDPDSGSTDSSHTGLDAHRHSPDRAVVVAHREGRAREISPINMNGLDLMRDAVLVDGHVGDGGKVDKGLDVDLSPSHRTGTEEAKLQESSTDEKKMEGGSEEMRVQDSTEQKLYKIANELLVTERAYVARLHLLDQVFCARLTQEAGKGLFPVDVVRTIFSNISSIHTFHSQFLLPDLETHMGQWSVSPRLGDVMQQHAPFLRMYAEYVMSFNHAMELLRVWTERSAPFRNVIQDIQSQEVCGSLTLQHHMLEPVQRLPRYEMLLRDYLKRLPDDDSDHSHAEKSLQVISMAATHSNSAIRQSENLKKLLEIYEMLGGEEEDVMNPSNEFIREGRILMLAARHSAMERHVFLLNNMLLCCTPRFSLGGQRFTVRTRIDVEGMTVQRTTNEHHPHTFQVSGKERTLERTLDLQASSEQDEEDWIKAFQDTIDVFRQKNENFKSASKEVETEELGRRAPRWIWDNEVTMCMKCSEPFNALTRWKHHCRACGCVVCWRCSDNKVTLEYDGNKVNKVCLDCHSALTLRANRGERGEGKEGGHSRGSTPHLPISIPTLSPGSEGLV is encoded by the exons ATGTTTGACGGTGAACAGAGGGAGAGTGTGAAGACCACTCATCGTGAGACGGAGGAGTTTAGGCGGACGGCGGTGAGGAGAAAGTCGAAGGGAATACCGCGGGAGATTGAAG TGTCTCCTAAACCTGCCCATCTCCAGAGCCCTGGGGAGTGCCCTGTCACGGGGCCAGAAGGAGCTCTACTCACAGGGGCGGGATCAGGACCCCAAGCTAGGGGGCTAACGGTCCACAGCCCAGGAAAGTGTCATGGGACCAGGCCGAGGCACAGCCAAGTGAAGGGGGTACCACCAGGGACCAAGAGCCCAGGAAAGGGACTAGGTGTCCACAGCCCAGGGAAGCGCTCCAAACTAGGATCTCAGTCCACAGGGAAGGGAGCAGGATCTAGGCTGAACCAGCTGAGAAGCCCTGGGGCCAGGATGAAGAGACATGGTCACATGGCAGGATCACCCTGCAGCCTGCCTGACCTCATTCACCTTGAGGAAAACCAGTCTGTGCTCAGATCAGCTAACAGCAGCCCAACGCATACCACCACCTCTATAAGCCTAGACCAGCCTAGAGACCCAGACAGTGGGTCTACCGACAGCTCCCACACAGGACTGGATGCTCACAGACACAGTCCAGACAGGGCAGTAGTAGTGGCTCATAGGGAGGGCAGAGCGAGGGAGATCTCTCCCATAAATATGAATGGTTTGGACCTGATGAGGGACGCTGTACTGGTCGATGGCCATGTAGGAGACGGAGGGAAGGTGGATAAAGGGCTCGATGTGGACCTGTCCCCCTCTCACAGAACTGGGACTGAGGAGGCCAAGCTTCAGGAGAGCTCTACAGATgagaagaagatggagggagggagtgaggagatgAGGGTGCAGGACTCCACTGAACAGAAGCTGTATAAGATTGCCAACGAGCTTCTGGTCACAGAGAGGGCCTATGTTGCTCGCCTTCACCTGCTAGACCAG GTGTTCTGTGCCCGGCTGACTCAGGAGGCCGGTAAAGGCTTGTTCCCTGTAGATGTGGTGAGGACCATCTTCTCCAACATCTCCTCTATCCACACCTTCCACAGCCAGTTCCTACTGCCAGACCTGGAGACGCACATGGGCCAATG GTCTGTGAGCCCTCGTCTGGGTGATGTCATGCAGCAGCATGCTCCCTTCCTCAGGATGTATGCTGAGTACGTGATGAGCTTCAACCACGCCATGGAGCTGCTTAGAGTCTGGACGGAGAGGTCCGCACCATTCAGGAACGTCATACAGGATATACAG AGTCAGGAGGTGTGTGGTAGTCTGACCCTGCAGCACCACATGTTGGAGCCAGTCCAGAGGCTACCTCGTTATGAGATGCTGCTGAGAGACTACCTCAAGAGATTGCCTGATGATGACTCAGACCACAGTCATGCAGAGA AGTCTCTGCAGGTCATCTCTATGGCAGCAACGCACTCCAACAGTGCCATCCGCCAATCA GAGAATCTGAAGAAGCTGCTGGAGATCTATGAGATGttggggggggaggaggaggacgtgATGAACCCCTCCAATGAGTTCATCCGGGAGGGACGTATCCTGATGCTGGCTGCCAGGCACTCCGCCATGGAGCGACACGTCTTCCTG TTAAACAACATGCTGCTGTGCTGCACTCCTCGGTTCAGCCTGGGGGGGCAGCGCTTCACCGTGCGGACACGGATTGACGTGGAGGGCATGACGGTGCAGCGCACCACCAACGAACACCACCCCCACACCTTCCAGGTATCTGGCAAGGAGAGGACCCTGGAGAGAACCCTGGATCTACAGGCCAG CTCTGAACAAGACGAAGAGGACTGGATAAAG GCTTTTCAGGACACCATTGATGTTTTCCGGCAGAAGAATGAGAATTTTAAGTCAGCTTCTAAAGAAGTAGAG acGGAGGAGCTGGGTCGGCGTGCCCCTCGATGGATCTGGGACAATGAGGTGACCATGTGTATGAAGTGTAGCGAACCCTTCAACGCCCTCACCCGATGGAAACACCACTGCAGAGCCTGTGGCTGT GTGGTGTGTTGGAGGTGTTCAGACAACAAAGTAACTCTGGAGTACGATGGCAACAAGGTGAACAAGGTGTGTCTAGACTGCCACTCTGCCCTGACCCTCCGGGCcaacagaggggagaggggagagggcaaGGAGGGGGGGCATTCTAGAGGTTCCACACCCCACCTCCCCATTTCCATCCCTACCCTTTCCCCAGGATCTGAAGGCCTTGTCTAG
- the LOC109896391 gene encoding FYVE, RhoGEF and PH domain-containing protein 4 isoform X3: protein MKRHGHMAGSPCSLPDLIHLEENQSVLRSANSSPTHTTTSISLDQPRDPDSGSTDSSHTGLDAHRHSPDRAVVVAHREGRAREISPINMNGLDLMRDAVLVDGHVGDGGKVDKGLDVDLSPSHRTGTEEAKLQESSTDEKKMEGGSEEMRVQDSTEQKLYKIANELLVTERAYVARLHLLDQVFCARLTQEAGKGLFPVDVVRTIFSNISSIHTFHSQFLLPDLETHMGQWSVSPRLGDVMQQHAPFLRMYAEYVMSFNHAMELLRVWTERSAPFRNVIQDIQSQEVCGSLTLQHHMLEPVQRLPRYEMLLRDYLKRLPDDDSDHSHAEKSLQVISMAATHSNSAIRQSENLKKLLEIYEMLGGEEEDVMNPSNEFIREGRILMLAARHSAMERHVFLLNNMLLCCTPRFSLGGQRFTVRTRIDVEGMTVQRTTNEHHPHTFQVSGKERTLERTLDLQASSEQDEEDWIKAFQDTIDVFRQKNENFKSASKEVEVSTEELGRRAPRWIWDNEVTMCMKCSEPFNALTRWKHHCRACGCVVCWRCSDNKVTLEYDGNKVNKVCLDCHSALTLRANRGERGEGKEGGHSRGSTPHLPISIPTLSPGSEGLV from the exons ATGAAGAGACATGGTCACATGGCAGGATCACCCTGCAGCCTGCCTGACCTCATTCACCTTGAGGAAAACCAGTCTGTGCTCAGATCAGCTAACAGCAGCCCAACGCATACCACCACCTCTATAAGCCTAGACCAGCCTAGAGACCCAGACAGTGGGTCTACCGACAGCTCCCACACAGGACTGGATGCTCACAGACACAGTCCAGACAGGGCAGTAGTAGTGGCTCATAGGGAGGGCAGAGCGAGGGAGATCTCTCCCATAAATATGAATGGTTTGGACCTGATGAGGGACGCTGTACTGGTCGATGGCCATGTAGGAGACGGAGGGAAGGTGGATAAAGGGCTCGATGTGGACCTGTCCCCCTCTCACAGAACTGGGACTGAGGAGGCCAAGCTTCAGGAGAGCTCTACAGATgagaagaagatggagggagggagtgaggagatgAGGGTGCAGGACTCCACTGAACAGAAGCTGTATAAGATTGCCAACGAGCTTCTGGTCACAGAGAGGGCCTATGTTGCTCGCCTTCACCTGCTAGACCAG GTGTTCTGTGCCCGGCTGACTCAGGAGGCCGGTAAAGGCTTGTTCCCTGTAGATGTGGTGAGGACCATCTTCTCCAACATCTCCTCTATCCACACCTTCCACAGCCAGTTCCTACTGCCAGACCTGGAGACGCACATGGGCCAATG GTCTGTGAGCCCTCGTCTGGGTGATGTCATGCAGCAGCATGCTCCCTTCCTCAGGATGTATGCTGAGTACGTGATGAGCTTCAACCACGCCATGGAGCTGCTTAGAGTCTGGACGGAGAGGTCCGCACCATTCAGGAACGTCATACAGGATATACAG AGTCAGGAGGTGTGTGGTAGTCTGACCCTGCAGCACCACATGTTGGAGCCAGTCCAGAGGCTACCTCGTTATGAGATGCTGCTGAGAGACTACCTCAAGAGATTGCCTGATGATGACTCAGACCACAGTCATGCAGAGA AGTCTCTGCAGGTCATCTCTATGGCAGCAACGCACTCCAACAGTGCCATCCGCCAATCA GAGAATCTGAAGAAGCTGCTGGAGATCTATGAGATGttggggggggaggaggaggacgtgATGAACCCCTCCAATGAGTTCATCCGGGAGGGACGTATCCTGATGCTGGCTGCCAGGCACTCCGCCATGGAGCGACACGTCTTCCTG TTAAACAACATGCTGCTGTGCTGCACTCCTCGGTTCAGCCTGGGGGGGCAGCGCTTCACCGTGCGGACACGGATTGACGTGGAGGGCATGACGGTGCAGCGCACCACCAACGAACACCACCCCCACACCTTCCAGGTATCTGGCAAGGAGAGGACCCTGGAGAGAACCCTGGATCTACAGGCCAG CTCTGAACAAGACGAAGAGGACTGGATAAAG GCTTTTCAGGACACCATTGATGTTTTCCGGCAGAAGAATGAGAATTTTAAGTCAGCTTCTAAAGAAGTAGAGGTATCT acGGAGGAGCTGGGTCGGCGTGCCCCTCGATGGATCTGGGACAATGAGGTGACCATGTGTATGAAGTGTAGCGAACCCTTCAACGCCCTCACCCGATGGAAACACCACTGCAGAGCCTGTGGCTGT GTGGTGTGTTGGAGGTGTTCAGACAACAAAGTAACTCTGGAGTACGATGGCAACAAGGTGAACAAGGTGTGTCTAGACTGCCACTCTGCCCTGACCCTCCGGGCcaacagaggggagaggggagagggcaaGGAGGGGGGGCATTCTAGAGGTTCCACACCCCACCTCCCCATTTCCATCCCTACCCTTTCCCCAGGATCTGAAGGCCTTGTCTAG
- the LOC109896391 gene encoding FYVE, RhoGEF and PH domain-containing protein 4 isoform X1, whose protein sequence is MFDGEQRESVKTTHRETEEFRRTAVRRKSKGIPREIEVSPKPAHLQSPGECPVTGPEGALLTGAGSGPQARGLTVHSPGKCHGTRPRHSQVKGVPPGTKSPGKGLGVHSPGKRSKLGSQSTGKGAGSRLNQLRSPGARMKRHGHMAGSPCSLPDLIHLEENQSVLRSANSSPTHTTTSISLDQPRDPDSGSTDSSHTGLDAHRHSPDRAVVVAHREGRAREISPINMNGLDLMRDAVLVDGHVGDGGKVDKGLDVDLSPSHRTGTEEAKLQESSTDEKKMEGGSEEMRVQDSTEQKLYKIANELLVTERAYVARLHLLDQVFCARLTQEAGKGLFPVDVVRTIFSNISSIHTFHSQFLLPDLETHMGQWSVSPRLGDVMQQHAPFLRMYAEYVMSFNHAMELLRVWTERSAPFRNVIQDIQSQEVCGSLTLQHHMLEPVQRLPRYEMLLRDYLKRLPDDDSDHSHAEKSLQVISMAATHSNSAIRQSENLKKLLEIYEMLGGEEEDVMNPSNEFIREGRILMLAARHSAMERHVFLLNNMLLCCTPRFSLGGQRFTVRTRIDVEGMTVQRTTNEHHPHTFQVSGKERTLERTLDLQASSEQDEEDWIKAFQDTIDVFRQKNENFKSASKEVEVSTEELGRRAPRWIWDNEVTMCMKCSEPFNALTRWKHHCRACGCVVCWRCSDNKVTLEYDGNKVNKVCLDCHSALTLRANRGERGEGKEGGHSRGSTPHLPISIPTLSPGSEGLV, encoded by the exons ATGTTTGACGGTGAACAGAGGGAGAGTGTGAAGACCACTCATCGTGAGACGGAGGAGTTTAGGCGGACGGCGGTGAGGAGAAAGTCGAAGGGAATACCGCGGGAGATTGAAG TGTCTCCTAAACCTGCCCATCTCCAGAGCCCTGGGGAGTGCCCTGTCACGGGGCCAGAAGGAGCTCTACTCACAGGGGCGGGATCAGGACCCCAAGCTAGGGGGCTAACGGTCCACAGCCCAGGAAAGTGTCATGGGACCAGGCCGAGGCACAGCCAAGTGAAGGGGGTACCACCAGGGACCAAGAGCCCAGGAAAGGGACTAGGTGTCCACAGCCCAGGGAAGCGCTCCAAACTAGGATCTCAGTCCACAGGGAAGGGAGCAGGATCTAGGCTGAACCAGCTGAGAAGCCCTGGGGCCAGGATGAAGAGACATGGTCACATGGCAGGATCACCCTGCAGCCTGCCTGACCTCATTCACCTTGAGGAAAACCAGTCTGTGCTCAGATCAGCTAACAGCAGCCCAACGCATACCACCACCTCTATAAGCCTAGACCAGCCTAGAGACCCAGACAGTGGGTCTACCGACAGCTCCCACACAGGACTGGATGCTCACAGACACAGTCCAGACAGGGCAGTAGTAGTGGCTCATAGGGAGGGCAGAGCGAGGGAGATCTCTCCCATAAATATGAATGGTTTGGACCTGATGAGGGACGCTGTACTGGTCGATGGCCATGTAGGAGACGGAGGGAAGGTGGATAAAGGGCTCGATGTGGACCTGTCCCCCTCTCACAGAACTGGGACTGAGGAGGCCAAGCTTCAGGAGAGCTCTACAGATgagaagaagatggagggagggagtgaggagatgAGGGTGCAGGACTCCACTGAACAGAAGCTGTATAAGATTGCCAACGAGCTTCTGGTCACAGAGAGGGCCTATGTTGCTCGCCTTCACCTGCTAGACCAG GTGTTCTGTGCCCGGCTGACTCAGGAGGCCGGTAAAGGCTTGTTCCCTGTAGATGTGGTGAGGACCATCTTCTCCAACATCTCCTCTATCCACACCTTCCACAGCCAGTTCCTACTGCCAGACCTGGAGACGCACATGGGCCAATG GTCTGTGAGCCCTCGTCTGGGTGATGTCATGCAGCAGCATGCTCCCTTCCTCAGGATGTATGCTGAGTACGTGATGAGCTTCAACCACGCCATGGAGCTGCTTAGAGTCTGGACGGAGAGGTCCGCACCATTCAGGAACGTCATACAGGATATACAG AGTCAGGAGGTGTGTGGTAGTCTGACCCTGCAGCACCACATGTTGGAGCCAGTCCAGAGGCTACCTCGTTATGAGATGCTGCTGAGAGACTACCTCAAGAGATTGCCTGATGATGACTCAGACCACAGTCATGCAGAGA AGTCTCTGCAGGTCATCTCTATGGCAGCAACGCACTCCAACAGTGCCATCCGCCAATCA GAGAATCTGAAGAAGCTGCTGGAGATCTATGAGATGttggggggggaggaggaggacgtgATGAACCCCTCCAATGAGTTCATCCGGGAGGGACGTATCCTGATGCTGGCTGCCAGGCACTCCGCCATGGAGCGACACGTCTTCCTG TTAAACAACATGCTGCTGTGCTGCACTCCTCGGTTCAGCCTGGGGGGGCAGCGCTTCACCGTGCGGACACGGATTGACGTGGAGGGCATGACGGTGCAGCGCACCACCAACGAACACCACCCCCACACCTTCCAGGTATCTGGCAAGGAGAGGACCCTGGAGAGAACCCTGGATCTACAGGCCAG CTCTGAACAAGACGAAGAGGACTGGATAAAG GCTTTTCAGGACACCATTGATGTTTTCCGGCAGAAGAATGAGAATTTTAAGTCAGCTTCTAAAGAAGTAGAGGTATCT acGGAGGAGCTGGGTCGGCGTGCCCCTCGATGGATCTGGGACAATGAGGTGACCATGTGTATGAAGTGTAGCGAACCCTTCAACGCCCTCACCCGATGGAAACACCACTGCAGAGCCTGTGGCTGT GTGGTGTGTTGGAGGTGTTCAGACAACAAAGTAACTCTGGAGTACGATGGCAACAAGGTGAACAAGGTGTGTCTAGACTGCCACTCTGCCCTGACCCTCCGGGCcaacagaggggagaggggagagggcaaGGAGGGGGGGCATTCTAGAGGTTCCACACCCCACCTCCCCATTTCCATCCCTACCCTTTCCCCAGGATCTGAAGGCCTTGTCTAG